In Campylobacter concisus, the following are encoded in one genomic region:
- a CDS encoding ferritin family protein — MRQYETYKCEKCGNEIEVQKVGGGTLTCCGEEMKCVTENLTAVNLMKAFAGESQARNKYELYGDLAKEAGYHAIARHFYEAAENEKWHARAEFKKYHELMNDPIDKMDKNLLDAAAGENYEHTTMYPDFAKIAKEEELRDVERLFNAIGKVEVEHEREYLELKKMLDEEGFFESDEEDIWVCEVCGHVHRGKKAPGACPLCKAPKEYFKREFLG, encoded by the coding sequence ATGAGACAGTACGAAACATACAAATGCGAGAAATGCGGCAACGAGATCGAGGTTCAAAAAGTTGGCGGCGGTACACTAACCTGTTGCGGCGAAGAGATGAAATGCGTGACTGAAAATTTAACAGCTGTAAATTTGATGAAGGCATTTGCTGGCGAGTCACAAGCTAGAAATAAATATGAGCTTTACGGCGACCTAGCTAAAGAAGCAGGCTATCACGCGATAGCTAGACACTTTTATGAGGCAGCTGAGAATGAGAAATGGCATGCAAGAGCTGAGTTTAAAAAATATCACGAGCTAATGAACGATCCGATCGATAAGATGGATAAAAATTTACTTGACGCTGCAGCTGGCGAAAACTACGAGCATACGACGATGTATCCAGACTTTGCAAAGATCGCAAAAGAAGAAGAGCTAAGAGATGTTGAGAGGTTATTTAACGCGATCGGCAAGGTCGAGGTTGAGCATGAAAGAGAATATCTAGAGCTTAAAAAGATGCTTGATGAAGAGGGCTTTTTTGAGAGCGATGAAGAAGATATCTGGGTTTGCGAGGTGTGCGGACACGTTCATAGAGGCAAAAAAGCTCCAGGCGCTTGCCCGCTTTGCAAAGCTCCAAAAGAGTATTTTAAGCGCGAATTTCTAGGCTAA
- the rmuC gene encoding DNA recombination protein RmuC, which produces MQQDFYFYAAIFLGVLFLIAIFVIYSFNRDKLELKRNLAQKEQENFEISSNLTNLVSKNSENLQLISEQKARLMSNHERIDELISEIDALKTKIAQKDEAEDAMERVINELKESIGTANERAKNNEANFTATLAELNQNKSALAEASERENRLKRDMAVLRNEIEAKENSLKEQEANLLKVKNELNLEFSNLANKIFEEKSANFTQNSQNSLDLLLKPLKEQISTFQERVNAVHDESVKGMSALGTQIKHISEVGISMSKEANSLATALKGSNKTLGNWGEIQLERTFEASGLVKDEHYLTQQNFKNEEGKRLIPDFIVKIPDGKHLIVDSKVSLVAYEKAITASNEEELNLALKEHIASMKNHIDGLNSKNYGEIVPDSPDFVLMFIPIEPAYIEAMKFDSSLFDYAFQKRVILVSHTTLMPILRTVANLWRIERGNEEAKNIVKSAIKIYDKVRNVAEHMNRLSNTLNTANKHFNALASSFSGRDGLVSRLENFKRLSPDDQKDIEVKEIGVNNELEKED; this is translated from the coding sequence ATGCAACAAGATTTCTATTTTTATGCTGCTATATTTTTAGGAGTACTATTTTTGATTGCGATATTTGTCATCTATTCATTTAATAGAGACAAACTCGAGCTAAAGAGAAATTTGGCACAAAAAGAGCAAGAAAATTTTGAAATTTCATCAAATCTAACAAATTTAGTATCTAAAAATAGTGAAAATCTACAGCTAATTAGCGAGCAAAAAGCAAGGCTTATGTCAAATCACGAGCGAATAGACGAGCTCATCAGTGAGATCGATGCGCTAAAAACCAAAATAGCACAAAAAGACGAAGCCGAAGATGCAATGGAGCGCGTGATAAACGAGCTTAAAGAGAGTATCGGTACAGCAAATGAAAGGGCCAAGAATAACGAGGCAAATTTCACTGCAACTCTAGCCGAGCTAAATCAAAATAAAAGTGCTTTAGCTGAAGCAAGTGAGAGAGAAAATAGATTAAAACGTGATATGGCTGTGCTTAGAAATGAAATAGAAGCAAAAGAAAATAGCCTAAAAGAGCAAGAGGCAAATTTATTAAAAGTAAAAAATGAGTTAAATTTGGAATTTTCTAATCTTGCAAATAAAATATTTGAAGAAAAAAGTGCAAATTTCACACAAAATAGCCAAAATTCTTTAGATCTTTTACTAAAGCCTCTAAAGGAGCAAATTTCAACCTTTCAAGAGCGCGTAAATGCAGTCCACGACGAATCAGTTAAAGGCATGAGCGCGCTAGGAACGCAGATTAAGCACATAAGTGAGGTTGGTATCTCAATGTCAAAAGAGGCAAACTCACTAGCCACTGCACTAAAAGGTAGCAATAAAACACTTGGAAACTGGGGTGAAATACAGCTTGAACGCACATTTGAGGCTTCTGGACTTGTAAAAGATGAGCACTACTTGACACAACAAAATTTCAAGAACGAAGAAGGCAAACGTCTTATTCCTGATTTTATAGTAAAGATACCAGATGGTAAGCACCTAATAGTTGATTCTAAAGTCTCACTTGTAGCTTACGAAAAGGCTATCACAGCTAGCAACGAAGAGGAGCTAAATTTAGCATTGAAAGAGCATATTGCTTCTATGAAAAACCACATAGATGGCTTAAATAGTAAAAATTACGGAGAGATCGTACCTGATAGTCCTGATTTTGTATTGATGTTTATACCAATTGAGCCAGCATATATCGAGGCTATGAAATTTGATAGTTCTCTTTTTGACTATGCATTTCAAAAGCGCGTAATACTAGTATCTCACACTACACTTATGCCTATTCTTCGCACAGTGGCAAATTTATGGCGCATAGAACGTGGCAATGAAGAGGCCAAAAATATCGTAAAGAGTGCGATTAAAATTTATGATAAAGTCCGCAATGTGGCCGAGCATATGAATAGACTTAGCAATACACTAAATACTGCAAACAAACATTTTAACGCCCTTGCATCAAGTTTTAGTGGCAGAGATGGTCTTGTTAGTAGACTTGAAAATTTTAAACGCTTGTCTCCAGACGATCAAAAAGATATAGAAGTAAAAGAGATCGGCGTAAATAACGAATTAGAAAAAGAGGATTAG
- a CDS encoding aryl-sulfate sulfotransferase: MSKNFLGSVTLAAVLVSGLSIGITPLEAGVLAHHVKVQGELGSVFINPYDVSPLTAIIDRAGKDIKDIHVKVKGKPDGGIDIDYNVSEHALLTHDGVPIWGLYPDYLNEVVVSYTFNGAKKVEIYKIYAQPIVTYSRDYRFSHMQKTRVKKVDPAFKNRLYLINNTITSVYKPLDWKNGGAASWNDFTENYIVDTKGEVRWYLDYQKFYDRSERRVMDGGMMMGFHQLKNGDISFGMAQRYLRYDLMGKEIYNRPLPRGYIDLSHEVMPLKGDHSLLRVGKYNYHHKDGKISHTIRDHIIEVDSTGKVVEEWDLNEIFGNNVYRSNLIKALDARAVCLNIDMEAKEIKISDDQPFGDITSTGTGRNWAHVNSISYDESDDSIILSLRHQGIVKIGRDKKVKWILASPEGWSEEFKAKVLTPVDSKGNEIKCENSKCEGEFDWSWTQHTAWLTPRYDNKGSIKHLSVFDNGDARGMEQPAFKEDKYSRAVEYKIDEKKGTVEQTWQFGKERGFNFYSAVTSNVEWQKDKNTYFISSSNVNLLRPDKTIKMVLVEIDPKTNEIKFEMDVDSASRDDVAYRAMVIDPEVFSY; this comes from the coding sequence ATGAGCAAGAATTTCTTAGGTTCTGTTACCCTTGCGGCTGTTTTGGTTAGTGGTCTTAGTATAGGCATCACGCCACTAGAGGCTGGAGTCCTGGCTCATCACGTAAAGGTTCAAGGTGAGCTTGGATCGGTCTTTATAAATCCTTATGACGTATCGCCTCTAACTGCTATCATCGATAGAGCTGGCAAGGACATCAAAGATATCCACGTCAAAGTAAAAGGCAAGCCAGATGGCGGTATCGACATCGACTACAACGTCTCAGAGCATGCCCTGCTTACGCATGATGGTGTGCCTATTTGGGGACTTTACCCTGACTATCTAAATGAAGTTGTCGTTAGCTACACATTTAACGGAGCTAAAAAGGTAGAAATATATAAAATTTACGCCCAGCCTATCGTCACATATAGCCGTGATTATAGGTTCTCACACATGCAAAAGACTCGCGTGAAAAAGGTCGATCCTGCCTTTAAAAACAGGCTCTATCTCATAAATAACACGATCACAAGCGTCTATAAACCGCTTGATTGGAAAAATGGCGGAGCTGCTAGCTGGAATGACTTTACCGAAAACTACATCGTAGACACCAAAGGTGAGGTTAGATGGTATCTTGACTATCAAAAATTTTACGACCGCAGCGAGCGCAGAGTAATGGATGGAGGCATGATGATGGGCTTTCATCAGCTAAAAAACGGCGATATCAGCTTTGGCATGGCTCAAAGATATCTAAGATACGACCTTATGGGAAAAGAAATTTATAATCGCCCGCTTCCAAGAGGCTACATCGATCTAAGCCACGAAGTTATGCCGTTAAAGGGCGACCACTCACTTCTTAGAGTTGGCAAATACAACTACCACCACAAAGATGGCAAAATTTCTCACACTATAAGAGACCACATCATCGAGGTCGATAGCACTGGCAAAGTGGTCGAAGAGTGGGATCTAAACGAAATTTTTGGCAACAACGTCTACCGCAGCAACCTCATAAAAGCACTTGATGCTAGAGCTGTTTGCCTAAATATCGACATGGAGGCAAAAGAAATCAAGATAAGCGATGATCAGCCATTTGGCGACATCACCTCTACTGGCACAGGCAGAAACTGGGCTCACGTAAACTCTATCTCATATGATGAGAGCGACGATAGCATTATCCTCTCACTTCGCCACCAAGGTATCGTTAAAATCGGCCGAGATAAAAAAGTAAAATGGATACTAGCTTCGCCTGAGGGCTGGAGTGAAGAATTTAAAGCCAAAGTGCTAACTCCAGTCGATAGCAAAGGCAATGAGATAAAATGCGAAAACTCAAAATGCGAGGGCGAATTTGACTGGTCATGGACTCAACACACCGCATGGCTAACGCCAAGATATGACAACAAAGGCAGTATAAAACATCTAAGCGTCTTTGACAATGGCGATGCAAGAGGCATGGAGCAGCCAGCCTTTAAAGAGGATAAATACTCCCGCGCGGTTGAGTACAAGATAGATGAGAAAAAGGGCACGGTTGAGCAGACTTGGCAGTTTGGCAAGGAGCGTGGCTTTAACTTTTATAGCGCAGTTACTAGCAACGTCGAGTGGCAAAAGGATAAAAATACCTACTTCATCTCAAGCTCAAATGTAAATTTACTCCGTCCTGACAAGACTATCAAAATGGTCTTAGTTGAGATCGATCCAAAGACAAATGAGATCAAATTTGAGATGGATGTAGACTCTGCTTCAAGAGATGATGTTGCTTATAGGGCAATGGTTATTGATCCGGAGGTATTTAGTTATTAG
- a CDS encoding DUF2798 domain-containing protein, whose protein sequence is MMPAKFYKYIFAFIMSAFMTFFMSFVLTYLNLGFVDGFVKIWLTAYVKAFVVAYPVLLLVSQFVTKLTQILCKK, encoded by the coding sequence ATGATGCCAGCAAAATTTTATAAATATATTTTTGCGTTTATAATGTCAGCATTTATGACGTTTTTTATGTCATTTGTGCTGACATATCTAAACCTTGGCTTTGTTGATGGCTTTGTAAAAATTTGGCTAACTGCTTACGTAAAAGCTTTTGTAGTAGCGTATCCTGTGCTTTTGCTAGTCTCTCAATTTGTAACGAAACTCACACAAATTTTATGCAAAAAATAA
- a CDS encoding DUF5339 domain-containing protein — MKKSLLVLATLGFALSLNAADLTDTCKSYFSDIDKMVEAYKKAGQEQQVKIYEDQKKQSMDQLASLPKEQQDATCKQAKEMFAQVMEQMKKQGLLK; from the coding sequence ATGAAAAAATCACTTTTAGTTTTAGCTACTCTTGGCTTTGCACTAAGCCTAAACGCTGCAGATCTTACAGATACTTGCAAATCATACTTCTCAGACATCGATAAGATGGTTGAAGCTTACAAAAAAGCTGGACAAGAGCAACAAGTAAAAATTTATGAAGATCAAAAGAAACAATCAATGGACCAACTAGCTTCTTTACCAAAAGAGCAACAAGATGCTACTTGCAAACAAGCTAAAGAGATGTTTGCTCAAGTAATGGAACAAATGAAAAAACAAGGTCTTTTAAAATAA
- a CDS encoding NAD(P)H-dependent oxidoreductase has product MSEILVVSGHTDLENSFANKIILGELKKHVPEAKFDILSELYKNYVIDVKAEQEKLVKADVIVLVYPFFWYGVPSLLQKWFEDVLVHGFSHGSSGDKLRGKKLVLSFTSGAPEELYKKEALQRYEIEEFLPPLKALANTCGMEFAGYVYSGGLSYQSRHDEAKLALIRQKALDHSKRLGELIGKIS; this is encoded by the coding sequence ATGAGTGAAATTTTAGTTGTATCAGGTCACACTGACCTTGAAAATTCCTTTGCAAATAAAATCATCTTGGGCGAGCTAAAAAAGCACGTGCCAGAGGCTAAATTTGACATACTAAGCGAGCTTTATAAAAACTATGTGATCGATGTAAAAGCCGAGCAAGAGAAGCTTGTAAAGGCTGATGTGATTGTGCTTGTTTATCCATTTTTTTGGTACGGCGTGCCATCGCTTTTACAAAAATGGTTTGAGGATGTGCTAGTTCATGGCTTCTCTCATGGCAGCAGCGGAGATAAGCTACGTGGCAAGAAGCTAGTGCTTTCATTTACCTCTGGCGCGCCTGAAGAGCTTTATAAAAAAGAGGCGCTTCAGCGATACGAGATAGAAGAATTTTTGCCACCACTTAAGGCACTAGCGAATACTTGCGGAATGGAGTTTGCAGGATATGTTTATAGCGGAGGGCTATCATATCAGAGCAGACACGATGAGGCAAAGCTTGCTTTGATAAGGCAAAAGGCGCTCGATCATTCAAAAAGACTAGGCGAGCTGATAGGCAAAATTTCATGA
- the ilvD gene encoding dihydroxy-acid dehydratase, translated as MRSDIIKKGYTRAPHRSLLRATGLKDDDFNKPFIGVANSFIEIIPGHFFLNKYAQILKDEIRKNGCIPFEFNCIGVDDGIAMGHGGMLYSLPSREIIANSIETVMNAHALDALVCMPNCDKIVPGMVMGALRVNVPTVFVSGGPMKKGYTKDGKPIDLATAFEAVGKFETKEIDEAELKDIECNACPSGGSCSGMFTANSMNTLCEAMGIALPGNGTILALTPEREELIRQAARRICQIALDEKFKIRNILNEKAIRNALVVDMAMGGSSNTVLHMLAISREAGVNLDIKELNKISQNIAHIAKISPSLPNVHMEDIGRAGGMNAVIKEISRRDNGMLNLDNLTVSGETLGERVKVSDIKDESIIHKVENAYSQVGGLAILFGNLAEQGCVIKTAGIVGERKFSGKAVCFNSQDEAIAGISSGKVDKGDVVVIRYEGPRGGPGMQEMLSPTSLIMGRGLGADVALITDGRFSGATRGLSIGHVSPEAAEGGMIGLLKDGDIIDIDVDKYEINVRLSEAEIAKRRAEFKPVDKALTSRWLRQYRKLVTNASNGAVLEA; from the coding sequence TTGAGAAGCGATATAATCAAAAAAGGCTACACAAGAGCCCCACACCGCTCACTTTTACGTGCGACTGGGTTAAAAGATGATGACTTTAATAAACCATTTATCGGCGTTGCAAACAGCTTTATAGAGATCATTCCAGGCCACTTTTTCTTAAATAAATATGCGCAAATTTTAAAAGATGAGATTCGCAAAAATGGCTGTATTCCATTTGAGTTTAACTGTATCGGCGTGGATGATGGCATCGCGATGGGGCATGGTGGCATGCTATATAGCTTGCCTAGCCGTGAGATCATCGCAAACTCGATAGAGACCGTGATGAACGCTCATGCACTTGACGCACTTGTTTGTATGCCAAACTGCGACAAGATCGTCCCTGGCATGGTTATGGGTGCTTTAAGGGTCAATGTCCCAACCGTGTTTGTAAGCGGTGGCCCAATGAAAAAGGGCTACACAAAAGATGGCAAGCCAATCGATCTTGCGACTGCGTTTGAGGCGGTTGGTAAATTTGAGACCAAAGAGATAGATGAGGCCGAGCTAAAAGATATCGAGTGCAATGCATGTCCAAGCGGTGGCAGCTGTAGCGGTATGTTTACAGCAAATTCTATGAACACGCTTTGTGAAGCGATGGGTATAGCGCTCCCTGGCAACGGCACCATCCTGGCGCTAACTCCAGAGCGTGAGGAGCTCATCAGGCAAGCTGCTCGTAGAATTTGCCAGATCGCCCTTGATGAGAAATTTAAGATAAGAAACATACTAAATGAAAAGGCGATCCGCAACGCACTTGTCGTTGATATGGCGATGGGCGGCAGTAGTAACACCGTCCTTCACATGCTAGCCATCTCAAGAGAGGCTGGCGTAAATTTAGATATCAAAGAGCTAAATAAGATCAGCCAAAATATCGCTCACATCGCTAAGATCAGCCCAAGCTTGCCAAACGTGCATATGGAGGATATCGGTAGAGCTGGCGGTATGAATGCGGTGATAAAAGAAATTTCACGCAGAGATAATGGCATGCTAAATTTGGACAATCTCACAGTTAGTGGCGAAACTCTAGGAGAGCGTGTCAAGGTAAGTGACATCAAAGATGAAAGCATCATTCACAAAGTAGAAAACGCCTATTCACAAGTTGGCGGACTTGCCATTTTATTTGGAAATTTAGCCGAGCAAGGCTGTGTAATCAAGACAGCTGGCATCGTTGGCGAGCGTAAATTTAGCGGCAAAGCGGTCTGCTTTAACTCACAAGATGAAGCCATAGCTGGTATCTCAAGCGGTAAAGTAGATAAAGGCGATGTCGTCGTCATCCGCTACGAAGGCCCACGCGGAGGCCCTGGCATGCAAGAGATGCTAAGCCCTACCTCACTCATCATGGGACGAGGCCTTGGTGCAGACGTAGCACTCATCACAGATGGTCGCTTTAGCGGGGCGACAAGGGGTCTAAGCATCGGCCACGTAAGCCCAGAAGCGGCTGAAGGTGGCATGATAGGCCTGCTAAAAGATGGCGATATAATCGATATAGACGTCGATAAATACGAGATAAACGTTCGCCTAAGCGAAGCCGAGATCGCAAAGAGAAGAGCGGAATTTAAGCCAGTTGATAAAGCGCTAACCTCTCGCTGGCTAAGGCAATACCGCAAACTAGTCACAAACGCAAGCAACGGAGCAGTTCTAGAAGCATAA
- a CDS encoding cytochrome d ubiquinol oxidase subunit II, with translation MMHSLSLENLQIYWWFIVSLLGGLLVFMMFVQGGQSLIFSLGKDELKKDMLINSIGRKWELTFTTLVMFGGACFAAFPLFYATSFGGAYWVWLAILFCFIIQAVSYEYRKKPNNFLGARTYEIFLFINGSLGVILIGMAVSTFFSGSDFVLNEHNFVEWKTPFRGLEALANPYLYLLGIAMFFLSRVGGCLYLINNIADGEFIQNARKQLIINTVLFLPFFLGFLAWVLTKDGFAYDANGVVSLMPYKYAINLIEMPIVGILLLVGVVLVLVGIFQGAFTKSIRGIFAYGVGVTLAVTALFLITGLNGTAFYPSFSDLSSSLTIKNASSSHYTLGVMAYVSLLVPVVLAYIIVVWRAIDSKKITQDEIKNDHHAY, from the coding sequence ATCATGCATAGTTTAAGCTTAGAAAATTTACAAATTTATTGGTGGTTTATAGTTAGCCTTCTTGGCGGACTTTTGGTATTTATGATGTTTGTTCAAGGCGGCCAGTCGCTCATCTTTAGCCTTGGCAAGGACGAGCTTAAAAAAGATATGCTCATAAATTCTATCGGTAGAAAATGGGAGCTTACATTTACGACGCTTGTTATGTTTGGTGGCGCGTGCTTTGCGGCATTCCCGCTATTTTACGCTACTAGCTTTGGTGGCGCTTACTGGGTTTGGCTGGCTATTTTATTTTGCTTTATCATCCAAGCTGTAAGCTACGAGTACCGCAAAAAGCCTAATAACTTTTTAGGCGCTAGAACTTATGAAATTTTCCTTTTCATAAATGGCTCACTTGGCGTTATCCTTATTGGCATGGCGGTTAGTACATTTTTTAGCGGAAGCGATTTTGTGCTAAATGAACACAATTTTGTCGAGTGGAAGACTCCTTTTCGCGGTCTTGAAGCTTTGGCAAATCCTTACTTATACTTGCTTGGCATAGCGATGTTTTTCCTATCTCGCGTAGGCGGCTGCTTATATCTTATAAACAACATCGCTGATGGCGAATTTATACAAAACGCTAGAAAACAGCTAATTATCAACACCGTGCTATTTTTGCCATTTTTTCTAGGATTTCTTGCTTGGGTGCTTACAAAAGATGGCTTTGCATACGACGCAAATGGCGTAGTTAGCCTTATGCCTTACAAATACGCTATAAATTTGATCGAGATGCCTATCGTCGGTATATTGCTTCTTGTTGGCGTTGTTTTGGTACTTGTTGGAATTTTCCAAGGAGCATTTACAAAAAGTATACGTGGAATTTTTGCTTACGGTGTTGGTGTGACACTGGCTGTGACCGCACTATTTTTGATAACAGGCCTAAATGGCACTGCATTTTATCCGTCATTTAGTGACCTTTCTAGCTCGCTAACTATCAAAAACGCAAGCTCTAGCCACTATACACTTGGCGTTATGGCCTATGTTAGTTTGCTAGTGCCAGTAGTGCTTGCTTATATCATCGTCGTTTGGAGAGCAATAGACAGCAAGAAGATCACGCAAGACGAGATCAAAAATGATCATCACGCATACTAA
- a CDS encoding DUF4492 domain-containing protein, whose translation MIKNYLNIIASLYIEGFKNMKIGKKLWLLIIIKLIIMFGILKVFIFDETLNTKFQTDEEKSEFVIRNLIKE comes from the coding sequence ATGATAAAAAACTACCTAAACATCATTGCCTCTTTATATATAGAGGGCTTTAAAAACATGAAAATAGGCAAAAAATTATGGCTTCTCATAATAATAAAGCTTATCATCATGTTTGGAATTTTAAAAGTCTTCATATTTGACGAGACTCTAAATACCAAATTTCAAACCGACGAAGAAAAAAGCGAATTTGTAATTCGTAATTTAATAAAGGAATAA
- a CDS encoding cytochrome ubiquinol oxidase subunit I, protein MSEMDFVDWSRAQFALTAIYHFLFVPLTLGLSFIIAIMETIYVKTGDKAWLEITKFWLKLFGINFAIGVATGIIMEFEFGTNWANYSWFVGDIFGAPLAIEGLLAFFMESTFFAIMFFGWDKVSKKFHLLSTWLVAIGSNLSALWILIANGWMQYPIGMKFNPDTARMEMQNFFEVALNPLGITKFLHTVTSGYTISAIFVIGISAWFLIKKRHILLAKKSIVVASAFGLITSAFLLLSGDESAYLAAQKQPMKLAAMEGLYNGETNAGLVAAGILNPAKKLGDESDAFLLEIKVPYALGIMANRELDSFTPGINDLLYGNSEHNLISVEEKMAKGKVAIEALKNYKEAKKANDESLMKSSLSNLESNLNFLGYGYLKDAKDAVPPVALTFYSFHIMVALGTYFIALFAITLYLNLSKKYKFENIRVFLWVCLFTIPLGYIAAEAGWIVTEVGRQPWAIQDLMTVGVGATNLSDSNVKISFTLFAVLFTVLLIAEIKIMLKQIKIGFNDHA, encoded by the coding sequence ATGTCTGAGATGGATTTTGTTGATTGGTCTAGGGCTCAGTTTGCGCTGACTGCCATTTACCACTTTTTGTTTGTCCCACTTACTTTGGGGCTAAGTTTTATCATCGCTATCATGGAGACGATATATGTCAAAACTGGCGATAAAGCATGGCTTGAGATAACGAAATTTTGGCTAAAGCTCTTTGGTATAAATTTCGCTATCGGTGTGGCTACTGGCATCATCATGGAATTTGAGTTTGGTACAAACTGGGCGAACTACAGCTGGTTTGTCGGCGATATTTTCGGCGCTCCACTTGCGATCGAGGGCTTACTCGCATTTTTCATGGAGAGTACATTTTTTGCCATTATGTTTTTTGGCTGGGATAAGGTTAGCAAGAAATTTCACCTACTTTCAACATGGCTTGTTGCGATCGGTTCAAATTTAAGCGCACTTTGGATCTTAATCGCAAACGGCTGGATGCAATATCCTATCGGTATGAAATTTAACCCAGATACCGCTAGAATGGAGATGCAAAATTTCTTCGAAGTCGCACTAAATCCACTTGGTATCACTAAATTTTTACACACAGTAACTAGTGGCTACACTATCTCAGCTATTTTTGTGATAGGAATTTCTGCTTGGTTTTTAATCAAAAAACGCCACATCTTACTAGCTAAAAAAAGTATCGTCGTTGCTAGCGCATTTGGACTTATCACATCGGCATTTTTGCTACTTAGCGGCGATGAGAGCGCATATCTTGCAGCTCAGAAACAGCCTATGAAGCTTGCTGCGATGGAGGGACTTTATAATGGCGAAACTAACGCTGGTTTAGTTGCCGCTGGCATTTTAAACCCAGCTAAAAAGCTTGGCGATGAGAGCGATGCCTTTTTACTTGAGATAAAAGTACCTTACGCACTTGGCATCATGGCAAACAGAGAGCTTGACTCATTTACACCAGGCATAAACGACCTACTTTATGGCAACAGCGAGCACAATCTAATAAGCGTAGAAGAGAAGATGGCAAAGGGCAAAGTAGCTATCGAAGCTCTTAAAAACTACAAAGAGGCTAAAAAAGCAAATGACGAGAGCTTGATGAAAAGCTCGCTTTCAAATTTAGAGAGCAACCTAAATTTCTTAGGATATGGCTATCTTAAGGACGCAAAAGATGCTGTGCCACCAGTTGCACTTACATTTTATAGCTTCCACATCATGGTCGCACTTGGCACTTACTTCATAGCTCTTTTTGCTATTACGCTCTATCTAAATCTTTCAAAAAAATATAAATTTGAAAACATAAGAGTATTTTTGTGGGTCTGCCTCTTTACCATACCGCTTGGCTACATCGCAGCTGAGGCTGGCTGGATAGTAACAGAAGTCGGCCGTCAGCCATGGGCGATACAAGATCTCATGACCGTTGGCGTCGGAGCTACAAATTTATCTGACTCAAATGTCAAAATTTCATTTACATTATTTGCTGTTTTATTTACGGTCTTGCTGATAGCCGAGATCAAGATCATGCTTAAGCAAATAAAGATAGGATTTAACGATCATGCATAG